From the Astyanax mexicanus isolate ESR-SI-001 chromosome 9, AstMex3_surface, whole genome shotgun sequence genome, one window contains:
- the LOC111196951 gene encoding uncharacterized protein LOC111196951 isoform X4 yields MGRPKRRTNTETWKVNTQKRRRMMGQSYLGRRQNEEVTREERKMGRPCQSVFCRKSKKLHCEAIQEADREAIFKYFWEKLDWRERKIYVVSLVDVGPVRRRRTGEEQSRRSASILCHLKVDGKRTRVCQSMFLSTLGIKQWCFLSWVGRREPEKIKKTSIRNEEVEFLQQFLKDLPKVPSHYCRSSSTKMYLEPLFKSISHLHSEYTHACAENNVQSLSRQVFSSIFNQLNLSLFHPKKDQCNTCCSYKVGNIDAGTWEEHCRKKESARVSKQEDKNNATEKTMVVCMDLQGLLLCPKLQASALYYKTKLGVHNFTMYNMATHDATNYLWHEGEGGLTANEFASCIIHFLEEHSMHDEYILWSDGCSYQNRNIVLSNALLKFATEKQKVVTQKYLEKGHTQMECDSVHSVIERRLRDRDIHVPAEYATVIRAARSNPRPYNVQYVNHSFFQDYSKLKLCKSIRPGKNPGESTVFDLRAIRYNVDGTMDYKTVHADDWTPYLSPTLRKRNSDTTVLPLYTSSLRIKALKYKHLQELKNFIPKDFHGFYDSLNYE; encoded by the exons atgggaagaccaaaaaggCGGACAAACACAGAGACCTGGAAAGTCAACACTCAGAAAAGGAGAAGAATGATGGGTCAGTCATATCTTGGAagaaggcaaaatgaggaagTGACGAGGGAAGAAAGAAAAATGGGTAGGCCATGCCAGTCTGTATTTTGTAGGAAATCGAAAAAGCTGCACTGTGAAGCAATACAGGAAGCGGACAGGGAGGCAATTTTTAAATACTTCTGGGAAAAATTAGACTGGAGGGAGAGGAAAATTTATGTTGTGTCACTGGTAGATGTAGGCCCTGTGAGAAGACGACGGACAGGAGAAGAACAGTCAAGGAGGTCAGCATCCATTCTGTGTCACCTTAAAGTGGATGGCAAAAGGACCAGGGTATGTCAGAGCATGTTTCTTTCAACACTAGGGATCAAGCAGTGGTGCTTTCTAAGTTGGGTTGGCCGGAGAGAGCctgaaaagataaagaaaaccaGCATCAGGAATGAAGAGGTTGAGTTCCTTCAGCAGTTTCTAAAGGACCTTCCTAAGGTTCCATCTCATTACTGCAGATCTTCCTCTACAAAAATGTACTTGGAACCTCTTTTTAAATCCATCAGCCATCTTCATTCTGAATACACCCATGCTTGTGCAGAAAATAATGTCCAGTCTCTTTCAAGACAAGTATTCAGTagcatttttaaccaattaaatctCTCGCTGTTTCACCCCAAGAAAGATCAGTGCAATACGTGCTGTTCATATAAAGTTGGAAACATAGATGCTGGCACATGGGAAGAACATTGCAGGAAGAAGGAGTCAGCAAGAGTGAGCAAGCAGGAAGATAAAAACAATGCAACTGAGAAAACAATGGTGGTGTGTATGGATCTGCAGGGTTTACTTCTTTGCCCCAAACTTCAAGCCTCAGCACTCTACTATAAAACCAAGCTTGGTGTCCACAACTTCACAATGTACAACATGGCAACCCATGATGCTACTAATTATTTGTGGCATGAAGGGGAAGGTGGACTCACAGCTAATGAATTTGCTTCATGTATCATCCACTTCCTTGAGGAACACAGCATGCATGATGAATACATCTTATGGAGTGATGGATGCAGCTATCAAAATCGCAACATAGTTTTAAGCAATGCTCTGCTGAAGTTTGCAACTGAGAAGCAAAAGGTCGTTACCCAGAAGTACTTGGAAAAAGGGCATACACAAATGGAATGCGACTCCGTGCACAGCGTGATAGAGagaagactgagagacagagacatccATGTTCCAGCCGAGTATGCCACGGTGATCAGAGCAGCACGGTCCAATCCCAGGCCATACAATGTGCAATATGTCAACCACAGTTTCTTCCAGGACTACAGCAAGCTGAAGCTTTGTAAGTCCATCCGTCCTGGCAAAAACCCTGGAGAATCAACTGTGTTTGACCTCCGGGCTATCAG GTACAACGTGGATGGTACCATGGACTACAAAACTGTCCATGCAGATGACTGGACACCTTACCTCTCACCCACTCTTAGGAAGAGGAACAGTGACACCACAGTGCTACCACTGTACACATCCAGCCTGAGAATCAAGGCGCTGAAATACAAGCACCTCCAAGAACTTAAGAATTTCATTCCCAAGGACTTTCATGGATTTTATGATTCACTTAACTATGAGTGA
- the LOC111196951 gene encoding uncharacterized protein LOC111196951 isoform X3: MAHNGSELVEGNKENDVAEEALGGESRMGRPKRRTNTETWKVNTQKRRRMMGQSYLGRRQNEEVTREERKMGRPCQSVFCRKSKKLHCEAIQEADREAIFKYFWEKLDWRERKIYVVSLVDVGPVRRRRTGEEQSRRSASILCHLKVDGKRTRVCQSMFLSTLGIKQWCFLSWVGRREPEKIKKTSIRNEEVEFLQQFLKDLPKVPSHYCRSSSTKMYLEPLFKSISHLHSEYTHACAENNVQSLSRQVFSSIFNQLNLSLFHPKKDQCNTCCSYKVGNIDAGTWEEHCRKKESARVSKQEDKNNATEKTMVVCMDLQGLLLCPKLQASALYYKTKLGVHNFTMYNMATHDATNYLWHEGEGGLTANEFASCIIHFLEEHSMHDEYILWSDGCSYQNRNIVLSNALLKFATEKQKVVTQKYLEKGHTQMECDSVHSVIERRLRDRDIHVPAEYATVIRAARSNPRPYNVQYVNHSFFQDYSKLKLCKSIRPGKNPGESTVFDLRAIRYNVDGTMDYKTVHADDWTPYLSPTLRKRNSDTTVLPLYTSSLRIKALKYKHLQELKNFIPKDFHGFYDSLNYE, from the exons ATGGCACACAATGgatctgaactagtgg AGGGCAATAAAGAAAATGATGTAGCTGAGGAGGCTTTAGGTGGAGAGTCTcgcatgggaagaccaaaaaggCGGACAAACACAGAGACCTGGAAAGTCAACACTCAGAAAAGGAGAAGAATGATGGGTCAGTCATATCTTGGAagaaggcaaaatgaggaagTGACGAGGGAAGAAAGAAAAATGGGTAGGCCATGCCAGTCTGTATTTTGTAGGAAATCGAAAAAGCTGCACTGTGAAGCAATACAGGAAGCGGACAGGGAGGCAATTTTTAAATACTTCTGGGAAAAATTAGACTGGAGGGAGAGGAAAATTTATGTTGTGTCACTGGTAGATGTAGGCCCTGTGAGAAGACGACGGACAGGAGAAGAACAGTCAAGGAGGTCAGCATCCATTCTGTGTCACCTTAAAGTGGATGGCAAAAGGACCAGGGTATGTCAGAGCATGTTTCTTTCAACACTAGGGATCAAGCAGTGGTGCTTTCTAAGTTGGGTTGGCCGGAGAGAGCctgaaaagataaagaaaaccaGCATCAGGAATGAAGAGGTTGAGTTCCTTCAGCAGTTTCTAAAGGACCTTCCTAAGGTTCCATCTCATTACTGCAGATCTTCCTCTACAAAAATGTACTTGGAACCTCTTTTTAAATCCATCAGCCATCTTCATTCTGAATACACCCATGCTTGTGCAGAAAATAATGTCCAGTCTCTTTCAAGACAAGTATTCAGTagcatttttaaccaattaaatctCTCGCTGTTTCACCCCAAGAAAGATCAGTGCAATACGTGCTGTTCATATAAAGTTGGAAACATAGATGCTGGCACATGGGAAGAACATTGCAGGAAGAAGGAGTCAGCAAGAGTGAGCAAGCAGGAAGATAAAAACAATGCAACTGAGAAAACAATGGTGGTGTGTATGGATCTGCAGGGTTTACTTCTTTGCCCCAAACTTCAAGCCTCAGCACTCTACTATAAAACCAAGCTTGGTGTCCACAACTTCACAATGTACAACATGGCAACCCATGATGCTACTAATTATTTGTGGCATGAAGGGGAAGGTGGACTCACAGCTAATGAATTTGCTTCATGTATCATCCACTTCCTTGAGGAACACAGCATGCATGATGAATACATCTTATGGAGTGATGGATGCAGCTATCAAAATCGCAACATAGTTTTAAGCAATGCTCTGCTGAAGTTTGCAACTGAGAAGCAAAAGGTCGTTACCCAGAAGTACTTGGAAAAAGGGCATACACAAATGGAATGCGACTCCGTGCACAGCGTGATAGAGagaagactgagagacagagacatccATGTTCCAGCCGAGTATGCCACGGTGATCAGAGCAGCACGGTCCAATCCCAGGCCATACAATGTGCAATATGTCAACCACAGTTTCTTCCAGGACTACAGCAAGCTGAAGCTTTGTAAGTCCATCCGTCCTGGCAAAAACCCTGGAGAATCAACTGTGTTTGACCTCCGGGCTATCAG GTACAACGTGGATGGTACCATGGACTACAAAACTGTCCATGCAGATGACTGGACACCTTACCTCTCACCCACTCTTAGGAAGAGGAACAGTGACACCACAGTGCTACCACTGTACACATCCAGCCTGAGAATCAAGGCGCTGAAATACAAGCACCTCCAAGAACTTAAGAATTTCATTCCCAAGGACTTTCATGGATTTTATGATTCACTTAACTATGAGTGA
- the LOC111196951 gene encoding uncharacterized protein LOC111196951 isoform X1 has protein sequence MAHNGSELVDAHCSRNISGQEDAADGQDQMAHNGSELVEGNKENDVAEEALGGESRMGRPKRRTNTETWKVNTQKRRRMMGQSYLGRRQNEEVTREERKMGRPCQSVFCRKSKKLHCEAIQEADREAIFKYFWEKLDWRERKIYVVSLVDVGPVRRRRTGEEQSRRSASILCHLKVDGKRTRVCQSMFLSTLGIKQWCFLSWVGRREPEKIKKTSIRNEEVEFLQQFLKDLPKVPSHYCRSSSTKMYLEPLFKSISHLHSEYTHACAENNVQSLSRQVFSSIFNQLNLSLFHPKKDQCNTCCSYKVGNIDAGTWEEHCRKKESARVSKQEDKNNATEKTMVVCMDLQGLLLCPKLQASALYYKTKLGVHNFTMYNMATHDATNYLWHEGEGGLTANEFASCIIHFLEEHSMHDEYILWSDGCSYQNRNIVLSNALLKFATEKQKVVTQKYLEKGHTQMECDSVHSVIERRLRDRDIHVPAEYATVIRAARSNPRPYNVQYVNHSFFQDYSKLKLCKSIRPGKNPGESTVFDLRAIRYNVDGTMDYKTVHADDWTPYLSPTLRKRNSDTTVLPLYTSSLRIKALKYKHLQELKNFIPKDFHGFYDSLNYE, from the exons ATGGCACACAATGgatctgaactagtgg atgcaCATTGTTCAAGAAATATCTCTGGACAAGAGGATGCTGCTGATGGACAAGATCAAATGGCACACAATGgatctgaactagtgg AGGGCAATAAAGAAAATGATGTAGCTGAGGAGGCTTTAGGTGGAGAGTCTcgcatgggaagaccaaaaaggCGGACAAACACAGAGACCTGGAAAGTCAACACTCAGAAAAGGAGAAGAATGATGGGTCAGTCATATCTTGGAagaaggcaaaatgaggaagTGACGAGGGAAGAAAGAAAAATGGGTAGGCCATGCCAGTCTGTATTTTGTAGGAAATCGAAAAAGCTGCACTGTGAAGCAATACAGGAAGCGGACAGGGAGGCAATTTTTAAATACTTCTGGGAAAAATTAGACTGGAGGGAGAGGAAAATTTATGTTGTGTCACTGGTAGATGTAGGCCCTGTGAGAAGACGACGGACAGGAGAAGAACAGTCAAGGAGGTCAGCATCCATTCTGTGTCACCTTAAAGTGGATGGCAAAAGGACCAGGGTATGTCAGAGCATGTTTCTTTCAACACTAGGGATCAAGCAGTGGTGCTTTCTAAGTTGGGTTGGCCGGAGAGAGCctgaaaagataaagaaaaccaGCATCAGGAATGAAGAGGTTGAGTTCCTTCAGCAGTTTCTAAAGGACCTTCCTAAGGTTCCATCTCATTACTGCAGATCTTCCTCTACAAAAATGTACTTGGAACCTCTTTTTAAATCCATCAGCCATCTTCATTCTGAATACACCCATGCTTGTGCAGAAAATAATGTCCAGTCTCTTTCAAGACAAGTATTCAGTagcatttttaaccaattaaatctCTCGCTGTTTCACCCCAAGAAAGATCAGTGCAATACGTGCTGTTCATATAAAGTTGGAAACATAGATGCTGGCACATGGGAAGAACATTGCAGGAAGAAGGAGTCAGCAAGAGTGAGCAAGCAGGAAGATAAAAACAATGCAACTGAGAAAACAATGGTGGTGTGTATGGATCTGCAGGGTTTACTTCTTTGCCCCAAACTTCAAGCCTCAGCACTCTACTATAAAACCAAGCTTGGTGTCCACAACTTCACAATGTACAACATGGCAACCCATGATGCTACTAATTATTTGTGGCATGAAGGGGAAGGTGGACTCACAGCTAATGAATTTGCTTCATGTATCATCCACTTCCTTGAGGAACACAGCATGCATGATGAATACATCTTATGGAGTGATGGATGCAGCTATCAAAATCGCAACATAGTTTTAAGCAATGCTCTGCTGAAGTTTGCAACTGAGAAGCAAAAGGTCGTTACCCAGAAGTACTTGGAAAAAGGGCATACACAAATGGAATGCGACTCCGTGCACAGCGTGATAGAGagaagactgagagacagagacatccATGTTCCAGCCGAGTATGCCACGGTGATCAGAGCAGCACGGTCCAATCCCAGGCCATACAATGTGCAATATGTCAACCACAGTTTCTTCCAGGACTACAGCAAGCTGAAGCTTTGTAAGTCCATCCGTCCTGGCAAAAACCCTGGAGAATCAACTGTGTTTGACCTCCGGGCTATCAG GTACAACGTGGATGGTACCATGGACTACAAAACTGTCCATGCAGATGACTGGACACCTTACCTCTCACCCACTCTTAGGAAGAGGAACAGTGACACCACAGTGCTACCACTGTACACATCCAGCCTGAGAATCAAGGCGCTGAAATACAAGCACCTCCAAGAACTTAAGAATTTCATTCCCAAGGACTTTCATGGATTTTATGATTCACTTAACTATGAGTGA
- the LOC111196951 gene encoding uncharacterized protein LOC111196951 isoform X5, whose product MVVCMDLQGLLLCPKLQASALYYKTKLGVHNFTMYNMATHDATNYLWHEGEGGLTANEFASCIIHFLEEHSMHDEYILWSDGCSYQNRNIVLSNALLKFATEKQKVVTQKYLEKGHTQMECDSVHSVIERRLRDRDIHVPAEYATVIRAARSNPRPYNVQYVNHSFFQDYSKLKLCKSIRPGKNPGESTVFDLRAIRYNVDGTMDYKTVHADDWTPYLSPTLRKRNSDTTVLPLYTSSLRIKALKYKHLQELKNFIPKDFHGFYDSLNYE is encoded by the exons ATGGTGGTGTGTATGGATCTGCAGGGTTTACTTCTTTGCCCCAAACTTCAAGCCTCAGCACTCTACTATAAAACCAAGCTTGGTGTCCACAACTTCACAATGTACAACATGGCAACCCATGATGCTACTAATTATTTGTGGCATGAAGGGGAAGGTGGACTCACAGCTAATGAATTTGCTTCATGTATCATCCACTTCCTTGAGGAACACAGCATGCATGATGAATACATCTTATGGAGTGATGGATGCAGCTATCAAAATCGCAACATAGTTTTAAGCAATGCTCTGCTGAAGTTTGCAACTGAGAAGCAAAAGGTCGTTACCCAGAAGTACTTGGAAAAAGGGCATACACAAATGGAATGCGACTCCGTGCACAGCGTGATAGAGagaagactgagagacagagacatccATGTTCCAGCCGAGTATGCCACGGTGATCAGAGCAGCACGGTCCAATCCCAGGCCATACAATGTGCAATATGTCAACCACAGTTTCTTCCAGGACTACAGCAAGCTGAAGCTTTGTAAGTCCATCCGTCCTGGCAAAAACCCTGGAGAATCAACTGTGTTTGACCTCCGGGCTATCAG GTACAACGTGGATGGTACCATGGACTACAAAACTGTCCATGCAGATGACTGGACACCTTACCTCTCACCCACTCTTAGGAAGAGGAACAGTGACACCACAGTGCTACCACTGTACACATCCAGCCTGAGAATCAAGGCGCTGAAATACAAGCACCTCCAAGAACTTAAGAATTTCATTCCCAAGGACTTTCATGGATTTTATGATTCACTTAACTATGAGTGA